Below is a genomic region from Raphanus sativus cultivar WK10039 chromosome 4, ASM80110v3, whole genome shotgun sequence.
AATTTAAACTGTAAAATCGGTCTTTAATTGGCTTGATGATGAAGGTGCTGTCATTGCTTGACTTGGATCCCGTCAGGACTACACGTTCGATTGGCTCTGAGCTGACACTCCAGTACCCAGATTGCTTCTTCTTGCAAGGATAAAGACCCGTGAACTGGATTTTAAGCTCTGTTGATACACGTACCACATCATCATCTGATGATGATGGTAATATAAATCTAACTGCTATACGTTGGAAATGATTTAGAGTACTAGTCATCATTAACACATAATCTGAGCAATCTGGATAAGGTGGTAACTGGGTGATCCATTGTCGTAATGGCGGGGTACTCAGGACGTTGATGAGATACGGATCATTGGCCTTTACTGGCCTCCCGAAGTTATCAGTGACGACTTCGTTCTCACCGGAAACAACACTGAACGTTGTTATAGCAACGAACAAGAAACATAACACCAATTGAAATATTGTGATTGCACCCACtgctttcatcttctttttttctctgatttcttgcttttttttggttgagttcctatgatgatgataatgCTAATGCTTGGTAATGTGTTTATAGAGATTAAGTATGGATATAATATaagatttattttcttatttactcGTCATGTTGAACGTCAGCGCTACTAATTAATGAAACTCGCTTCAGGCgagcttatatatataatgtgctactctgtcttttttttttgtctctacTTAAAAATGTGGATCGAGGAAGCTCATAAGTCATATAATCATATTCTTTTTTCCCCTTACCGGCTGGATCGATTACGACTGGATCTTTGTCAACGCCGCTGGTAGCATGATATGATATAGAGGGTTGATTTCGCAAGAGGAAGGCTCTTCGCACTTATCTGAACcctttgagatttattcaaacaaaCTTGGTTAATTGTTTGTGTGCACTGTTTACCATAAGTTCAATATAGGATGATCCATTCAGCCTTTTTGATTTTTACGTTTCCTTTTATAACTAAAAGATAGATTTTTGGGTCGAACCCTGTCAGACTTGGGACTAGTCCAGTTCAAACGATTAATTGGTTAAAACGGTttcatgtttctttttcataattagttttcatttttaaaatattattagtggAAGATCCTATCGAATGATATAATATTATGGGGTTCAATaccatgttcttttttttcctattcGCCCATATGCTTAGAGCATTCTCATTGGGGGATTTTAACTCAGACTCACACacatccaaatttttttttataataatctGTGTTGTGTGAACCCCTACCGCGTGATCTCTTCCCAGTGAAAAGGGTTTATTACTGTTTCGCGGGCTCCACGATATGTGGTGGCCCGCGATTGATTcgactattattttttttttagaaaaatggtcaaataaaaaaaaagtttaaaataatctaaaatatatatattttaagaatcgAGATTGGAAGGGTTTGCCAATAGAAATGCTCTTACATTTGTCTATTCCTTTCGACctgtataaaatattacaaattgaTATCCGCTACTTATATACTAATTTAATCAATACTAATACATTAACTAAACACGCTTAAGACGAGCTTTTattataataactttttttttgtctctacCTGAAATGTTGAAGGTGTTTGTGAAGTTCATTATCATTCTTTCTCCCTCAGTATAATTTTCTggtctttaaatttttttattttattccatAATAAGTAATGTTGTTAGAattctagataaaatttaatgttatctAAAATTTGTGGCCAAATACAAAATACTGTTTTTTTCTGAagaaatgtaaaatttatttcagtaaaaaaaaactttgttacAGTAGACGTGACATTGGTATCAAAAGTAGTAGGACACATCACACCTATATTAGCCACTTGCCACAAACCATGTCGACGTATAACTCTGATACTTACTTGACACCATTTACTTTTTGAAGAATTGAGATCTTGTTCCTTACATTCTTGTCAGTGTGTTGAATCATTTTGTGAGGCTGTgttcatatttatattgtttttaactaataacaaatacttaaaatattagTGTACCATGAAAGTTTCTTAAGATCACTTAGAATCTTTCATTAACTATATGTTCCACATTAAGGAGATGAAAGTTTATAACATAgtttttttatgttaaaaaggagatgatgataattgttaacaaaatattctttatgGTATTGTAGTCTATTCCTCcatatttattactaataactAAACTTTACAAACCaatgtaaataatcaattattCAGAACTTATGCattaaaatggttttttttcctgcacattttatataactatatgCCAAGGTAAATCTAATAAGATAAACTATAAACACTAATCCAATTAACAGTTagttaaatagataaaattactCATATAAATAAGAACTTTGTGtgtataaatgatatattaaaattaaacaaatatgtataatcaataaatataaaaatatatactaccaaaattatatacaaaattgatatatataattataaaaacaaaaacatggaCGTGCAGGTCAAattctagttttttttgttaaaactctAAGTTATGTGCATTCTTGCAAATCAAGTAATTGACATCTGTGAGTATATTCTACTCTGGAAAGCAAAACACATTTTAATGTTAAGTTcctaattcaaaaagaaaaaaggaagtCTTTAGGATTTAAGTTAGCTAAAAAACAGATACTGAATGTTTTCTGTCACAAAGAATATTGTGTGATACTAAAAAAACATGGCTTTTTCTTTTGACCTAGCCGTCACCTTATACCGGGAGACaagaagaatgaagaggagatcGAAAGTAATAAGAAGAAGACAGAGAGACATATGCAAGAGCCATGAACCCCCGCAGGAGATTCCTTTCGATCTCGTGATAGAGATTCTCACAAGACTCCCTCCTAAATCCCTTATGAGGTTCAAATCCGTCTCTAACATCTGGTCATCTTTCATTTGTTCCAAATATTTCACCAACCATTACCTAAAAGCTTCATCACCGTCGCCTCGTCTATACATGTGGTTGTGCTTCGACAACAAAAAGGAATTATTActatcatcatcttcttctgactTGGATGTTAGTACTATGTCATCCTTTGTAGTTGATCAAGATTTGACTATCCCAGCAATGGAAGACTACTTGGTCTCTCACATTTTTCAAGGTTTGATGTGCTTTACAAATAGGCAAAGtgctaaaatatataacacttcCACTAGACAACTGGTCGTCTTACCGGACATAGAAGAATCCAACATCATAGCTGAAGATATGACCTTCAAAAACTTCATGTACCGTATCGGACACGACGCTGTTCATAACCAATATAAAGTGGTTTGCATAGTTTCAGCGAGCAAAAATGGACGTATATTAAAGTCTCTGCTAGAGCATTGGGTCTTCATACTAGGAGGTGTATCAAATAGATGGAGAAAGATTTCAAGCCCATGTCCACCACATGATTCTCCTTTAAAACAAAGATCAACTATCAATGGGCGTATGTATTATCTAGCTTGTGAATCTTTGAATTATCTGCTTGTGAGTTTCGATATTAGTTCTGAAGAAACCCGTTTGCTCCAAAAACCCGAAGATTTCTTTTGGCATAGGTATTATATTAATCTTATAGAATACGCTGGAAAGATAGCTATTTTTGTCCATGCTGATCTTGTAAAAGATGGTGTGATGGAACTATGGGTTatggaagatgaagagaagaatATATGGTCAAGGAAGAAACTGGTGTTGCATCCTTCTCAAATGGATATGGTCAAAAACAATGCAGACAGTCCCTATTTGAAGTTTCGTGGTACAACTAGAAACGGTGACGTTATCTTGGTACCTAACAATAAAATTCTTAGGGTTATCCACGGCCCGATTCACGTTTTACCTCAAGGTACAACTCTCTTCTACGTTTTACTTTACAATATACAAAAGAATCATTTGAGAAGAGTTGAAATCGAAGACGGATCAAACTGCTTTCTAAACAAAAGATGGGACATTATTGGATTGGACGACACTGAGAACTTGATGTGTCTCTAACTGCTTTTGTgagtgttttattttagttttggaatgtttctctaatcaatttttttttggagtttttGTTCAACTATAATTTTGTAACGAAATGCAGCACATTTTTGTGTCTTTCATAAAGGCTTATAAATTTGATGCTTCTAAGGCTCTGTCCCTTTTCAAACCTTCCAATCACTTATgaacatttttcttttgattctttGCATAGAAACCAAAAAGTCTGAGGTTTTAGTTGGGAGAGAGAATATcctaaaatagataaaaaaatggTTGAATAAAGAAGGAGAAACAAAAGGCCTATATAGCACCATCAGAAATTCAAAAAAGGATTTGGAAGGAGCATTTAAAGCATACCAAACGTTTGAAGAAAAAAACTCCATGCAACTGGAGGGAATTGGACCTTGGCCTTTTCAGTTTAAAGGACTGTGATCTGCATGACTTTGACGagatgattaaaaataattcttacATATCGAACATATATTCCTTTGTGGAAAAATTTCACGACACAACACAGTGGAACACACGATCAGTTGTGTCCAATTCCGAAGATACCCAACTACAGATTGATTTGCCTTTGGGTGTCATCTCCCAATTGGAATTCTCTGCAAGGTTGATTTGATCCACATGAATCCTCTCGACTGGAAGATAAACTTCCACTTCCTAAACTTATGTAATCCCCATTCTTTATAGGAGTTAAATTTTGACACTCGATTTCTTCACGAGTTGTAAAAGACTCTGCATCCTTGTTGTCAGTCACATCTGGGTTTGTCTTCAGGGGTTCATCACATGCATACACCAGTCTTAAGCCGCACTTGAGCACTTCGACTCTAGCTTTCTCATCTGTGACACCAAACTCAAGGGAAGTTGTAGTTGGAATACATGCACCTGAGCACTGCTCTTCAAGACATTTGATGTTATTTGAGCATCTGGTATAGCAAATAAAGACATGCTCCGATGACATCTTGTATCGTTTATTGCCGTTTGCCATCTTGTCTGACTTCTTGCCATGCCTGTTCCAACTTCCAACCAGGCGATCGAAGGAGATCCGTGACCCATCTTTACTTTCCAGCTTAAACTTGCATGTCACCGAAAAGGAGTTGATTCCTTCTTGACCGTTTGGAAAAGAGACAACTACACATAAAGCTATTCCGACAAACCTATTTTCATTCCAATGTGGGGAAAGTTTGAGGTTTAACTCAGATCCAACTGCTTCATGGCAAAACCATGAAGGTACTTCGCAACCTGGAAAGCAAGTGCTGAACAAAGCCTCTGGAACAAAACCCTGCAAAAGTTATTACAAAAGTTATAATAGCCATAAGGTTACTTGCGAAGCAAGAAAAGGACGAGAAAATACCTCATTGCAGCGTTTTAGTGCATCTGATAGCAACTGGCATTTCCGTTGAGCGTAGTTTGTGATTCCTTCCTTTGCAGTCCGGTCCAATTTGTTGCAGTTGGTGAAAATGAATGTGGAGTGAATCTGCTCTGATGGTAAATGAGTAGCCAGTGGAGTTGCAACTGTTCTTAGCGACTCGCACCCGTGTGCATCTAAGCACTGAAGATTTGGTGGAAGCTGTGGAATAGAGACAAGATTCTTACAGTGCTTCAAGTCCAGCCATTTCAACTGAAGTAGCAGACTGATGTTACCCGGAAGGAGAGTGATTGTATCGTTTCCGCTTAGGCATAAACGCTGAAGTGAGGTTATCATAGGAATCTTCTCTACTGCTGTCCCATCAAGCATCAGAATCTGCAAGCATTTCATGTTCTTCATCTCATCTGGGAGACAACTTAGCTTCGAACAACCAGAACATACTAGTTCTTGAAGATCTTTCATCTTGTCAAATCCTTGGGGAAGCTTTACCAGCTTCTTGCAGTCTTTCATGCTTAATTTCACGAGTGCTGTTAGCTTCTCCATGTCTGTAGGAAGTATCTTTATTGCACTGCCATCCAAATATAGTGCATAGAGAGTTTCTGAAATCACCACAAACTTCTTCAGACTTGAGCAGTTGCTAAGGATGAGTGTCTTGAGAGATATCAAATTGATAGCGGGAAGGGACTCGAGAGCTGTGCACCCTTTCAAATTCAGGAAAACAAGACTTTCCATTTTTTGCATATCCAGAGGTAACGTTTTCAGTGCTGTGCAGCCTTCGAGGTTCAGCCTTTCAAGATTTTGAGCCTTTGATAGCCCTGACAAGTTATCCAGCTTACTTGAGTGATTTAGATCGACCCACTTTAGTTTTGGTACATCCTGTGATGAGAAAGTGATCCATACACTGAGTTAGTATAATCCATCTAACcaactgaaccaaaaaaaaagaaaaaaaaatatctatccAGAGACTAACCTTCTCTTCTTTCCAAATCTGTTTAATCTTGCTGTAAGGGAGCTTAAGGTCTACAAGATTCTTGGGTTTGAAACATTGTGGAAGTTCATCTTCTGGAAAATTCAGCCAATGCAAACATCGTACCTCTTCCAGTGGAAGCTCGAGTCCATCAGGGATGTGTATGTTTTCCTTAGGCTCACACTCCTGAGGACAATGTGAACTGTAGAACTTGAGATACCTGAGATGTCGCATCTTCTTGAGGTGATCCCTTCCTAAGGTCACATGTTTCTTCATGTCGTACAAGTCGAGAAAAAAACTTCTGACGCTGGTGCCTCCTCCCTATAAACACCCACAAAGTCAGCAAattaaaagagaacaaaaataaaaaaataaaataaaaataaaataaaagagaacaagtaaTGAAGCTCTGAACTATAaattactctctccgtttcaaattatatgaagctttaaaaagtttatattgtttcaaatataagatgttttgaaattttaagattaattttaattttattaaaaatgtttaaccaattagatttcacggtttttaataattgttcgaatgactttaaaattatatatttaaaaatactttttaaaaaaaaatgtaaatttctTAATCTAACAACTAAAACATCATAATATACGAAGGGAGTATAATGAATTGTGTAAGTCAGTCTCACTTGTCTTTTCCGCAGCTTATCGAGCATGTCTCCGTTATTTTTGTTCTGACGGTGCCATATCCGGTGTCTCCCTCTTCCATCCTTAGCATAAGCTTCTGAACCAACTTCCATGGCAAACATATACAAAAGATCATGCATCTCCACTCGGCTGTCAGAAATATAAATCATGAACTTGTCCTTGAGAGCATCTATTATCATTGTCGCCTTAGGATTCTCGGGACCATATGAATCCAGCAAGCTCTTTACATAGACCAAATCATGGGATCTGAAAAACGCTATGTCAAGAAACGCATCCTTCTGCTCTTGACTCAGTTCATCATAAGTTACTTGCAAGACACGGTCACGAATACTAGGGCTGAGCTTTTGCGGAAGTGAATCTAGTTTCTCTTTCCAGCAAGGCAAGAGTTTGCCACGAAGCTCTTCACCCAATATCTTGAGAACTTGCGGGTGGCCTCTCGCGTAACGCACAACCTCTTTGGCCACCTTCGTGTAAGCTTCCCTGTCGTGTTTGTTTTGGTGATCAAATGCATGGCGAGTGAAGTGTTCTAACCCATCTCGGTAGCACAAGAGCGGTACAAAATAAGTACGACGGATCATGGAATCCCCAGGAACCAGATCGCCACGAGACACTGCGCGTGTTGCAATCACAATCTTGCTACCTTTCTTGATCCATTCACCAAGACCCTTAAGAAGAGCTTGTATATGCGTCTCGTCACTTGTCCCATCAAGAACAATGAAAAGTTTTTTTGTACGTAGTTTTTCCTTGTATTCTTCGTATGTCCCATAATCGTCTACGTCGTCATCACCAAGCAACTCCCTGAGGAGCATCACGGGCAAGCATTCCAGTCCCCATTGCTTTACAATGTCGCTTATATTTTGGAGTAAGAAGCGTCTGGAGAACCTGCTGTACCACTTATTGTAGAACGCTTTCAAGAGAGTGGTTTTACCAATGCCTGGCATCCCAACAACTTGGACAATACGAGTCTCCGCATCATCAATGTCTACTGTTTCTGCCAGTTCCTCTAGGCGTTGTTTCAGCCCACAAATCTGAcctgcctcctcctcctcttcttcttgttcctcTCCTCTGGTGTTCTGTGCATCTTCCACGCATGTTCCATTTGTGCTTTCTTCTAACGAAATTTTGTCCAGCGCTTGCAAAACCTCGTCGACGATTTCATTGATGAACTTGTTCTCGTTGCTGCAATAGTTTGAGAATATGACAAATTGACAATAacgaaatttatatttattttattttcaaaaagaaatttatatttatttattaaaagccaataaaaaaatattgatttaatcTGAAAAAAATGAGTGGGCTACGTGTACCCCTGCCCCATGTTGGGAAACTCGCTAGGTTTTGCAAATGTCATGAAAAATCAacttttttgaaacactaatGAAAATTAACTATACAATTAGGTTTAAGTGATTGAATGatcattgttatttattttattttattttcgaaaaaattGATCATTGTTATTTGTTCTATTTTAACTACGCCTTACCTAGAATCCGTTGTAACTTTTTCAGTTCTCTCTCCCTTCCAAATTATACTAGAGTGATATCAACCTTTtattcagtttcaaaaaaaaaagatatcaacCTTTTATAATTTACTAGAAACACTTTTTATAcctattttactttttatatatttgaaaagtatTTGCGAAAATATTACTAGtatattagaatttttaataaatggaACAACAAACAAGTCTACCATGCTAATTACAGTAGATTCTTTGAAGTTTAATAGATGAACAATATAAAgttaactttatatataaaatttatttttatgtggTAGAGATATTTAAGTGCTATAGATTTATTAGTCAACGATAGTACATTTGTTGTAGGTGATCTGATAAATTAACTTACTGGCTTATGTTATACTTATTGCATACTTATTGTCGATTAGTAAATTTATTTGGTGtgatgattaattaatttagtCGTGGTAGTGGTTGTTGACTAACAATCTTTATAGAATTATTATTGGACCATTTCCTTTATCAAATCACTATCggacttttttttgtcatcaactatTGGATTCTGTACtgtcaaaataaaaaagttaagcTTTTTATTCTTCTAGTGTTTGCGTTTTGGATTGTTGGAAtggcaaataaaaatataaaatatatattttaaatatacacaataatttaaaatgaacaTTTAGATATTACagttactaatatatatatatatatatatatatttatattcactaaccatatatattaatatatatatatatatctaataaaaacgtatttaaatataatattattttataaaaaataattcattattaacaaaatataactaaactaaatattattattaattatactttaattaatttatatattataaaaactaaaaataaacctaactaatattaataatttaatataataatatgggcattatctatttataattataatatgatgatattattaat
It encodes:
- the LOC108850115 gene encoding F-box/kelch-repeat protein At4g19930-like, with amino-acid sequence MAFSFDLAVTLYRETRRMKRRSKVIRRRQRDICKSHEPPQEIPFDLVIEILTRLPPKSLMRFKSVSNIWSSFICSKYFTNHYLKASSPSPRLYMWLCFDNKKELLLSSSSSDLDVSTMSSFVVDQDLTIPAMEDYLVSHIFQGLMCFTNRQSAKIYNTSTRQLVVLPDIEESNIIAEDMTFKNFMYRIGHDAVHNQYKVVCIVSASKNGRILKSLLEHWVFILGGVSNRWRKISSPCPPHDSPLKQRSTINGRMYYLACESLNYLLVSFDISSEETRLLQKPEDFFWHRYYINLIEYAGKIAIFVHADLVKDGVMELWVMEDEEKNIWSRKKLVLHPSQMDMVKNNADSPYLKFRGTTRNGDVILVPNNKILRVIHGPIHVLPQGTTLFYVLLYNIQKNHLRRVEIEDGSNCFLNKRWDIIGLDDTENLMCL
- the LOC108851624 gene encoding probable disease resistance protein At4g19530, whose amino-acid sequence is MAVSSTISSVPKHQVFLNFRGELRHQFISHLAKALEDKNIKFFIDAGAEKGQPLSILLKEIENSRIALAVFSKLYTESDWCLDELEKINERTKDGKLKTIPIFYNVSPSTVRHQAREFGDALRKKEKKSDVTDDKMKNWKEALVYVSNLLGFEFDGKSNENKFINEIVDEVLQALDKISLEESTNGTCVEDAQNTRGEEQEEEEEEAGQICGLKQRLEELAETVDIDDAETRIVQVVGMPGIGKTTLLKAFYNKWYSRFSRRFLLQNISDIVKQWGLECLPVMLLRELLGDDDVDDYGTYEEYKEKLRTKKLFIVLDGTSDETHIQALLKGLGEWIKKGSKIVIATRAVSRGDLVPGDSMIRRTYFVPLLCYRDGLEHFTRHAFDHQNKHDREAYTKVAKEVVRYARGHPQVLKILGEELRGKLLPCWKEKLDSLPQKLSPSIRDRVLQVTYDELSQEQKDAFLDIAFFRSHDLVYVKSLLDSYGPENPKATMIIDALKDKFMIYISDSRVEMHDLLYMFAMEVGSEAYAKDGRGRHRIWHRQNKNNGDMLDKLRKRQGGGTSVRSFFLDLYDMKKHVTLGRDHLKKMRHLRYLKFYSSHCPQECEPKENIHIPDGLELPLEEVRCLHWLNFPEDELPQCFKPKNLVDLKLPYSKIKQIWKEEKDVPKLKWVDLNHSSKLDNLSGLSKAQNLERLNLEGCTALKTLPLDMQKMESLVFLNLKGCTALESLPAINLISLKTLILSNCSSLKKFVVISETLYALYLDGSAIKILPTDMEKLTALVKLSMKDCKKLVKLPQGFDKMKDLQELVCSGCSKLSCLPDEMKNMKCLQILMLDGTAVEKIPMITSLQRLCLSGNDTITLLPGNISLLLQLKWLDLKHCKNLVSIPQLPPNLQCLDAHGCESLRTVATPLATHLPSEQIHSTFIFTNCNKLDRTAKEGITNYAQRKCQLLSDALKRCNEGFVPEALFSTCFPGCEVPSWFCHEAVGSELNLKLSPHWNENRFVGIALCVVVSFPNGQEGINSFSVTCKFKLESKDGSRISFDRLVGSWNRHGKKSDKMANGNKRYKMSSEHVFICYTRCSNNIKCLEEQCSGACIPTTTSLEFGVTDEKARVEVLKCGLRLVYACDEPLKTNPDVTDNKDAESFTTREEIECQNLTPIKNGDYISLGSGSLSSSREDSCGSNQPCREFQLGDDTQRQINL